One genomic region from Chthonomonas calidirosea T49 encodes:
- a CDS encoding 3-keto-disaccharide hydrolase gives MNKTQLVHVGLRLLGPALLCGLFLATMHAHSLPKQAPETAPKPVESPPVPPPPGAKNVVYLFTGKPNEIAENWVYRGSHQPAQWIFDHGTMRPRGGDIISKQTFTDFHLHVEFWEPYMPNAHGQERGNSGVAPYGLYEIQVLDSYGIPDPGTGDCGAVYGQTAPLLNACKPPLQWQTYDIIFRAPRWDTNGKKIEDARVTVLQNGIVVQNNTIIPEPTGIAYGRKEHPGPGPILLQDHGSPVRFRNVWVIPLPEHGATHY, from the coding sequence ATGAACAAAACACAGCTTGTACACGTGGGATTACGACTTTTAGGTCCAGCTCTCCTATGTGGCCTGTTTTTGGCGACAATGCACGCCCATTCTCTACCGAAACAAGCCCCAGAGACGGCCCCCAAACCGGTAGAGAGTCCCCCAGTACCACCTCCACCAGGTGCAAAAAATGTGGTCTATCTCTTTACCGGCAAGCCTAACGAGATCGCTGAGAACTGGGTCTACCGTGGTAGTCACCAACCCGCACAGTGGATCTTCGACCATGGCACCATGAGGCCTCGTGGTGGAGATATCATCTCGAAACAGACCTTTACCGACTTCCATCTCCACGTCGAGTTTTGGGAACCGTACATGCCCAATGCCCATGGACAGGAGAGAGGGAATAGCGGCGTTGCACCCTATGGCCTCTACGAAATTCAGGTGCTCGACTCCTATGGTATCCCCGACCCTGGTACCGGAGACTGCGGTGCTGTCTATGGTCAAACAGCCCCGCTACTGAACGCCTGCAAGCCTCCACTGCAATGGCAAACCTACGATATTATCTTTCGCGCGCCACGATGGGATACCAATGGGAAAAAGATCGAAGATGCCCGCGTTACCGTGCTGCAAAATGGGATTGTGGTACAAAATAACACAATCATTCCAGAACCGACAGGCATTGCCTACGGGCGCAAGGAGCACCCCGGCCCAGGGCCCATTTTACTTCAAGACCATGGTTCACCAGTGCGTTTTCGCAACGTCTGGGTCATTCCTCTCCCGGAGCATGGAGCAACCCACTATTAA
- a CDS encoding phytanoyl-CoA dioxygenase family protein produces MITSAETLPDLSSPYPLRQEQIEAYQRDGHILLRGVCSPEEIAVYGPIIREAAYRYNTQNLPIEQRDTYGKAFLQIMNLWVRDERVRKYVLARRFARIAAELMGVEGVRLYHDQALFKEAGGGPTPWHQDFYYWPLDTEKTITMWMPLVDADETMGTMTFASGSHTQGFLGHFEISDTSEEYFRNFVAEHGFPLTSAGAMKAGDATFHAGATLHSAPGNKSDRVREVMTIIYFADGVRVMEKPDNKNRWLDLETWLPGVKPGELAVSELNPLVYRKE; encoded by the coding sequence ATGATAACGTCAGCTGAGACCCTACCCGATCTGTCCTCGCCCTACCCACTCCGTCAAGAGCAGATAGAGGCGTATCAACGGGATGGCCACATCCTGCTGCGAGGCGTATGCTCGCCCGAAGAAATAGCTGTTTACGGTCCTATCATCCGTGAGGCAGCTTATCGCTACAACACCCAAAATCTGCCGATCGAACAACGTGACACCTATGGCAAAGCGTTCCTTCAAATTATGAATCTCTGGGTTCGAGACGAGCGGGTTCGTAAATATGTTCTCGCCCGTCGTTTTGCGCGTATCGCCGCGGAGCTGATGGGCGTTGAGGGCGTGCGCCTCTATCACGATCAAGCCCTCTTTAAAGAGGCAGGTGGCGGCCCAACTCCATGGCATCAGGATTTCTACTACTGGCCTCTCGATACCGAGAAAACGATTACGATGTGGATGCCACTTGTAGATGCCGACGAGACCATGGGCACCATGACCTTTGCTTCCGGCTCTCACACCCAAGGTTTTCTCGGGCACTTCGAGATTAGCGATACCTCCGAGGAGTACTTTCGAAACTTCGTAGCCGAACATGGCTTTCCGCTTACCTCGGCAGGCGCCATGAAAGCAGGCGATGCCACATTCCATGCCGGTGCTACTCTCCATTCCGCTCCTGGCAACAAAAGCGATCGCGTTCGAGAAGTCATGACGATCATCTACTTCGCCGACGGCGTTCGTGTGATGGAGAAGCCCGACAATAAAAATCGTTGGCTTGATCTTGAAACCTGGCTCCCCGGCGTGAAACCCGGAGAGTTAGCTGTAAGCGAACTGAATCCCTTAGTCTATCGAAAGGAGTAA